A genomic stretch from Megachile rotundata isolate GNS110a chromosome 1, iyMegRotu1, whole genome shotgun sequence includes:
- the sw gene encoding cytoplasmic dynein 1 intermediate chain short wing isoform X20, whose translation MMSDRKAELERKKAKLQAIREEKERRRREKEQKDVEEATVRAAGADKDHRKELDAMLSSLGVAPVSDVLSSLSSMNSLTPEQSANATPDASLQPSSINSAQSSAGRKKNRELTIVSVAHTNIPPVEPVVYSKQTQTIQTTHTSHDGYFEADWWRPRKGGSAPNYLYEYNLNPGLEWEDEFTVLTFDDGQAEDEENSLPHMDGFQSKLPPGILPHGLPQVKEVQPAVTQVEQEKEKEKPKEVRELSEEEKQMIILSEDFQRFLDRTSRIVERALGESVDIYTDYTGTVDGEDGMDEKSHQRLWLNRSFFCDRWSRNRCVTSMDWSSQFPELLVASYNNNDDTPNDPDGVCLVWNTKFKKTTPEFIFHCQSPVMSTTFARFHPNLILGGTYSGQIVLWDNRVQKRSPIQRTPLSASAHTHPVYCLNIVGAQNAHNLISISTDGKVCSWSLEMLSQPLETLELHTKQSKPIAATCLAFPYGDVNNFVVGSEDATVYSACRHGTKAGVLETYEGHQGPVTGISAHAVLGGIDFSHLFLTSSIDWTIKLWSLKENNPLYSFEHNGDYVYDVAWSPTHPALFAAVDDSGRLDLWNLNQDTEVPTASIVIDGSPALNRVSWTPSGLHVTVGDDTGKIWVYDVAEHLAHPRIDEWNKFLYTQQELKHNKADEELHKLNLREPASLTSTHPLTRYG comes from the exons ATGATGTCTGACAGAAAAGCAGAACTTGAAAGAAAGAAAGCCAAGCTTCAGGCCATCagggaagaaaaagaaagacgcAGGCGAGAAAAGGAACAGAAAGAT GTTGAAGAGGCAACAGTTCGTGCTGCGGGAGCAGATAAAGATCATCGTAAAGAACTGGATGCTATGTTATCATCTTTGGGCGTAGCACCAGTATCGG ATGTATTGTCTAGTTTATCTAGTATGAATTCTTTGACTCCGGAACAAAGTGCTAATGCTACTCCCGATGCTAGTCTACAACCATCTAGTATAAACTCTGCTCAAAG TAGTGCTGGAAGGAAGAAGAATCGAGAACTTACAATTGTTTCTGTGGCACATACCAATATTCCACCTGTAGAACCAGTTGTTTATAGTAAACAAACACAAACCATTCAGACAACACATACATCTCACGACG GCTACTTTGAGGCTGACTGGTGGCGTCCCAGGAAAGGTGGGTCTGCACCAAACTACCTAT ACGAGTACAATCTAAATCCTGGTTTAGAATGGGAGGACGAATTTACAG TTTTGACATTTGATGATGGCCAAGCCGAAGATGAAGAGAACAGCTTGCCGCATATGGACGGTTTCCAGAGCAAACTTCCTCCTGGTATTCTTCCTCATGGTTTACCTCAAGTTAAAGAAGTGCAGCCCGCCGTTACACAAGTGgagcaagaaaaagaaaaagaaaaacctAAAGAAG TACGAGAACTTAGTGAAGAGGAGAAACAAATGATCATATTATCTGAAGATTTCCAACGATTTCTTGACCGTACAAGTCGTATTGTAGAAAGAGCATTAGGAGAATCTGTTGATATTTATACCGATTACACCGGCACCGTGGATGGTGAAGATGGAAT GGACGAAAAGAGCCATCAACGTCTATGGTTGAACCGGTCGTTCTTCTGCGACCGGTGGTCTCGCAACCGTTGTGTGACCTCGATGGATTGGTCATCTCAATTTCCGGAACTTCTTGTAGCTTCCTATAACAATAACGATGACACCCCTAACGATCCCGACGGGGTCTGTTTAGTTTGGAATACAAAGTTTAAGAAAACCACACCGGAATTCATTTTTCACTGTCAGTCTCCGGTGATGTCAACCACGTTCGCTAGATTTCACCCTAATTTAATCTTAGGAGGTACTTATTCTGGTCAGATTGTTCTGTGGGACAACAGAGTTCAAAAGAGATCTCCCATTCAACGTACTCCACTATCAGCCAGTGCGCACACT caCCCTGTTTATTGTTTAAACATTGTTGGAGCTCAAAATGCACACAATTTGATAAGTATTTCAACTGATGGGAAGGTTTGCTCTTGGAGTCTAGAGATGCTGTCACAACCGCTGGAGACGTTAGAGCTTCATACTAAGCAATCGAAGCCTATTGCTGCTACTTGTTTGGCATTTCCTTATGGAGATGTCAATAATTTTGTTGTAGGTAGCGAAGATGCAACCGTATATTCtg CTTGTCGTCACGGCACAAAAGCTGGAGTACTAGAAACTTATGAAGGTCATCAAGGACCAGTTACCGGAATCAGCGCGCACGCTGTACTAGGAGGAATAGATTTCTCACATTTATTCTTAACATCTTCGATTGACTGGACGATTAAATTGTGGAGTCTTAAAGAGAATAATCCTCTGTACTCTTTTGAACACAATGGCGACTACGTGTACGACGTCGCTTGGTCACCGACGCATCCAGCTTTGTTTGCTGCTGTAGACGATTCAGGACGATTGGATTTGTGGAATCTTAATCAAGATACCGAAGTGCCTACagctagtatagtaattgatggaTCCCCAGCTCTTAATAGGGTGTCATGGACTCCTAGTGGGTTGCACGTAACCGTTGGGGATGATACGGGAAAGATCTGGGTGTACGACGTTGCCGAG cATTTAGCACATCCAAGGATCGATGAATGGAATAAATTCTTGTACACACAACAAGAATTAAAACATAATAAAGCAGATGAAGAATTGCATAAATTAAATCTGAGGGAGCCTGCTTCCTTAACTTCTACACATCCTTTAACTAGGTATGGCTAG
- the sw gene encoding cytoplasmic dynein 1 intermediate chain short wing isoform X10 has protein sequence MMSDRKAELERKKAKLQAIREEKERRRREKEQKDVEEATVRAAGADKDHRKELDAMLSSLGVAPVSDVLSSLSSMNSLTPEQSANATPDASLQPSSINSAQSSAGRKKNRELTIVSVAHTNIPPVEPVVYSKQTQTIQTTHTSHDGLSASSSAYTIYSCSTTTPTHSYSAGYFEADWWRPRKAHAFDYYDEYNLNPGLEWEDEFTAEDEENSLPHMDGFQSKLPPGILPHGLPQVKEVQPAVTQVEQEKEKEKPKEVRELSEEEKQMIILSEDFQRFLDRTSRIVERALGESVDIYTDYTGTVDGEDGMDEKSHQRLWLNRSFFCDRWSRNRCVTSMDWSSQFPELLVASYNNNDDTPNDPDGVCLVWNTKFKKTTPEFIFHCQSPVMSTTFARFHPNLILGGTYSGQIVLWDNRVQKRSPIQRTPLSASAHTHPVYCLNIVGAQNAHNLISISTDGKVCSWSLEMLSQPLETLELHTKQSKPIAATCLAFPYGDVNNFVVGSEDATVYSACRHGTKAGVLETYEGHQGPVTGISAHAVLGGIDFSHLFLTSSIDWTIKLWSLKENNPLYSFEHNGDYVYDVAWSPTHPALFAAVDDSGRLDLWNLNQDTEVPTASIVIDGSPALNRVSWTPSGLHVTVGDDTGKIWVYDVAEHLAHPRIDEWNKFLYTQQELKHNKADEELHKLNLREPASLTSTHPLTRYG, from the exons ATGATGTCTGACAGAAAAGCAGAACTTGAAAGAAAGAAAGCCAAGCTTCAGGCCATCagggaagaaaaagaaagacgcAGGCGAGAAAAGGAACAGAAAGAT GTTGAAGAGGCAACAGTTCGTGCTGCGGGAGCAGATAAAGATCATCGTAAAGAACTGGATGCTATGTTATCATCTTTGGGCGTAGCACCAGTATCGG ATGTATTGTCTAGTTTATCTAGTATGAATTCTTTGACTCCGGAACAAAGTGCTAATGCTACTCCCGATGCTAGTCTACAACCATCTAGTATAAACTCTGCTCAAAG TAGTGCTGGAAGGAAGAAGAATCGAGAACTTACAATTGTTTCTGTGGCACATACCAATATTCCACCTGTAGAACCAGTTGTTTATAGTAAACAAACACAAACCATTCAGACAACACATACATCTCACGACG GACTGTCCGCATCTTCTTCTGCATACACCATCTACTCCTGTTCGACAACAACACCAACTCACTCTTACTCCGCAGGCTACTTTGAGGCTGACTGGTGGCGTCCCAGGAAAG CTCATGCATTCGACTATTACG ACGAGTACAATCTAAATCCTGGTTTAGAATGGGAGGACGAATTTACAG CCGAAGATGAAGAGAACAGCTTGCCGCATATGGACGGTTTCCAGAGCAAACTTCCTCCTGGTATTCTTCCTCATGGTTTACCTCAAGTTAAAGAAGTGCAGCCCGCCGTTACACAAGTGgagcaagaaaaagaaaaagaaaaacctAAAGAAG TACGAGAACTTAGTGAAGAGGAGAAACAAATGATCATATTATCTGAAGATTTCCAACGATTTCTTGACCGTACAAGTCGTATTGTAGAAAGAGCATTAGGAGAATCTGTTGATATTTATACCGATTACACCGGCACCGTGGATGGTGAAGATGGAAT GGACGAAAAGAGCCATCAACGTCTATGGTTGAACCGGTCGTTCTTCTGCGACCGGTGGTCTCGCAACCGTTGTGTGACCTCGATGGATTGGTCATCTCAATTTCCGGAACTTCTTGTAGCTTCCTATAACAATAACGATGACACCCCTAACGATCCCGACGGGGTCTGTTTAGTTTGGAATACAAAGTTTAAGAAAACCACACCGGAATTCATTTTTCACTGTCAGTCTCCGGTGATGTCAACCACGTTCGCTAGATTTCACCCTAATTTAATCTTAGGAGGTACTTATTCTGGTCAGATTGTTCTGTGGGACAACAGAGTTCAAAAGAGATCTCCCATTCAACGTACTCCACTATCAGCCAGTGCGCACACT caCCCTGTTTATTGTTTAAACATTGTTGGAGCTCAAAATGCACACAATTTGATAAGTATTTCAACTGATGGGAAGGTTTGCTCTTGGAGTCTAGAGATGCTGTCACAACCGCTGGAGACGTTAGAGCTTCATACTAAGCAATCGAAGCCTATTGCTGCTACTTGTTTGGCATTTCCTTATGGAGATGTCAATAATTTTGTTGTAGGTAGCGAAGATGCAACCGTATATTCtg CTTGTCGTCACGGCACAAAAGCTGGAGTACTAGAAACTTATGAAGGTCATCAAGGACCAGTTACCGGAATCAGCGCGCACGCTGTACTAGGAGGAATAGATTTCTCACATTTATTCTTAACATCTTCGATTGACTGGACGATTAAATTGTGGAGTCTTAAAGAGAATAATCCTCTGTACTCTTTTGAACACAATGGCGACTACGTGTACGACGTCGCTTGGTCACCGACGCATCCAGCTTTGTTTGCTGCTGTAGACGATTCAGGACGATTGGATTTGTGGAATCTTAATCAAGATACCGAAGTGCCTACagctagtatagtaattgatggaTCCCCAGCTCTTAATAGGGTGTCATGGACTCCTAGTGGGTTGCACGTAACCGTTGGGGATGATACGGGAAAGATCTGGGTGTACGACGTTGCCGAG cATTTAGCACATCCAAGGATCGATGAATGGAATAAATTCTTGTACACACAACAAGAATTAAAACATAATAAAGCAGATGAAGAATTGCATAAATTAAATCTGAGGGAGCCTGCTTCCTTAACTTCTACACATCCTTTAACTAGGTATGGCTAG
- the sw gene encoding cytoplasmic dynein 1 intermediate chain short wing isoform X49 — translation MMSDRKAELERKKAKLQAIREEKERRRREKEQKDVEEATVRAAGADKDHRKELDAMLSSLGVAPVSDVLSSLSSMNSLTPEQSANATPDASLQPSSINSAQSAGRKKNRELTIVSVAHTNIPPVEPVVYSKQTQTIQTTHTSHDVLTFDDGQAEDEENSLPHMDGFQSKLPPGILPHGLPQVKEVQPAVTQVEQEKEKEKPKEVRELSEEEKQMIILSEDFQRFLDRTSRIVERALGESVDIYTDYTGTVDGEDGMDEKSHQRLWLNRSFFCDRWSRNRCVTSMDWSSQFPELLVASYNNNDDTPNDPDGVCLVWNTKFKKTTPEFIFHCQSPVMSTTFARFHPNLILGGTYSGQIVLWDNRVQKRSPIQRTPLSASAHTHPVYCLNIVGAQNAHNLISISTDGKVCSWSLEMLSQPLETLELHTKQSKPIAATCLAFPYGDVNNFVVGSEDATVYSACRHGTKAGVLETYEGHQGPVTGISAHAVLGGIDFSHLFLTSSIDWTIKLWSLKENNPLYSFEHNGDYVYDVAWSPTHPALFAAVDDSGRLDLWNLNQDTEVPTASIVIDGSPALNRVSWTPSGLHVTVGDDTGKIWVYDVAEHLAHPRIDEWNKFLYTQQELKHNKADEELHKLNLREPASLTSTHPLTRYG, via the exons ATGATGTCTGACAGAAAAGCAGAACTTGAAAGAAAGAAAGCCAAGCTTCAGGCCATCagggaagaaaaagaaagacgcAGGCGAGAAAAGGAACAGAAAGAT GTTGAAGAGGCAACAGTTCGTGCTGCGGGAGCAGATAAAGATCATCGTAAAGAACTGGATGCTATGTTATCATCTTTGGGCGTAGCACCAGTATCGG ATGTATTGTCTAGTTTATCTAGTATGAATTCTTTGACTCCGGAACAAAGTGCTAATGCTACTCCCGATGCTAGTCTACAACCATCTAGTATAAACTCTGCTCAAAG TGCTGGAAGGAAGAAGAATCGAGAACTTACAATTGTTTCTGTGGCACATACCAATATTCCACCTGTAGAACCAGTTGTTTATAGTAAACAAACACAAACCATTCAGACAACACATACATCTCACGACG TTTTGACATTTGATGATGGCCAAGCCGAAGATGAAGAGAACAGCTTGCCGCATATGGACGGTTTCCAGAGCAAACTTCCTCCTGGTATTCTTCCTCATGGTTTACCTCAAGTTAAAGAAGTGCAGCCCGCCGTTACACAAGTGgagcaagaaaaagaaaaagaaaaacctAAAGAAG TACGAGAACTTAGTGAAGAGGAGAAACAAATGATCATATTATCTGAAGATTTCCAACGATTTCTTGACCGTACAAGTCGTATTGTAGAAAGAGCATTAGGAGAATCTGTTGATATTTATACCGATTACACCGGCACCGTGGATGGTGAAGATGGAAT GGACGAAAAGAGCCATCAACGTCTATGGTTGAACCGGTCGTTCTTCTGCGACCGGTGGTCTCGCAACCGTTGTGTGACCTCGATGGATTGGTCATCTCAATTTCCGGAACTTCTTGTAGCTTCCTATAACAATAACGATGACACCCCTAACGATCCCGACGGGGTCTGTTTAGTTTGGAATACAAAGTTTAAGAAAACCACACCGGAATTCATTTTTCACTGTCAGTCTCCGGTGATGTCAACCACGTTCGCTAGATTTCACCCTAATTTAATCTTAGGAGGTACTTATTCTGGTCAGATTGTTCTGTGGGACAACAGAGTTCAAAAGAGATCTCCCATTCAACGTACTCCACTATCAGCCAGTGCGCACACT caCCCTGTTTATTGTTTAAACATTGTTGGAGCTCAAAATGCACACAATTTGATAAGTATTTCAACTGATGGGAAGGTTTGCTCTTGGAGTCTAGAGATGCTGTCACAACCGCTGGAGACGTTAGAGCTTCATACTAAGCAATCGAAGCCTATTGCTGCTACTTGTTTGGCATTTCCTTATGGAGATGTCAATAATTTTGTTGTAGGTAGCGAAGATGCAACCGTATATTCtg CTTGTCGTCACGGCACAAAAGCTGGAGTACTAGAAACTTATGAAGGTCATCAAGGACCAGTTACCGGAATCAGCGCGCACGCTGTACTAGGAGGAATAGATTTCTCACATTTATTCTTAACATCTTCGATTGACTGGACGATTAAATTGTGGAGTCTTAAAGAGAATAATCCTCTGTACTCTTTTGAACACAATGGCGACTACGTGTACGACGTCGCTTGGTCACCGACGCATCCAGCTTTGTTTGCTGCTGTAGACGATTCAGGACGATTGGATTTGTGGAATCTTAATCAAGATACCGAAGTGCCTACagctagtatagtaattgatggaTCCCCAGCTCTTAATAGGGTGTCATGGACTCCTAGTGGGTTGCACGTAACCGTTGGGGATGATACGGGAAAGATCTGGGTGTACGACGTTGCCGAG cATTTAGCACATCCAAGGATCGATGAATGGAATAAATTCTTGTACACACAACAAGAATTAAAACATAATAAAGCAGATGAAGAATTGCATAAATTAAATCTGAGGGAGCCTGCTTCCTTAACTTCTACACATCCTTTAACTAGGTATGGCTAG
- the sw gene encoding cytoplasmic dynein 1 intermediate chain short wing isoform X28 yields MMSDRKAELERKKAKLQAIREEKERRRREKEQKDVEEATVRAAGADKDHRKELDAMLSSLGVAPVSDVLSSLSSMNSLTPEQSANATPDASLQPSSINSAQSSAGRKKNRELTIVSVAHTNIPPVEPVVYSKQTQTIQTTHTSHDGYFEADWWRPRKGGSAPNYLSHAFDYYVLTFDDGQAEDEENSLPHMDGFQSKLPPGILPHGLPQVKEVQPAVTQVEQEKEKEKPKEVRELSEEEKQMIILSEDFQRFLDRTSRIVERALGESVDIYTDYTGTVDGEDGMDEKSHQRLWLNRSFFCDRWSRNRCVTSMDWSSQFPELLVASYNNNDDTPNDPDGVCLVWNTKFKKTTPEFIFHCQSPVMSTTFARFHPNLILGGTYSGQIVLWDNRVQKRSPIQRTPLSASAHTHPVYCLNIVGAQNAHNLISISTDGKVCSWSLEMLSQPLETLELHTKQSKPIAATCLAFPYGDVNNFVVGSEDATVYSACRHGTKAGVLETYEGHQGPVTGISAHAVLGGIDFSHLFLTSSIDWTIKLWSLKENNPLYSFEHNGDYVYDVAWSPTHPALFAAVDDSGRLDLWNLNQDTEVPTASIVIDGSPALNRVSWTPSGLHVTVGDDTGKIWVYDVAEHLAHPRIDEWNKFLYTQQELKHNKADEELHKLNLREPASLTSTHPLTRYG; encoded by the exons ATGATGTCTGACAGAAAAGCAGAACTTGAAAGAAAGAAAGCCAAGCTTCAGGCCATCagggaagaaaaagaaagacgcAGGCGAGAAAAGGAACAGAAAGAT GTTGAAGAGGCAACAGTTCGTGCTGCGGGAGCAGATAAAGATCATCGTAAAGAACTGGATGCTATGTTATCATCTTTGGGCGTAGCACCAGTATCGG ATGTATTGTCTAGTTTATCTAGTATGAATTCTTTGACTCCGGAACAAAGTGCTAATGCTACTCCCGATGCTAGTCTACAACCATCTAGTATAAACTCTGCTCAAAG TAGTGCTGGAAGGAAGAAGAATCGAGAACTTACAATTGTTTCTGTGGCACATACCAATATTCCACCTGTAGAACCAGTTGTTTATAGTAAACAAACACAAACCATTCAGACAACACATACATCTCACGACG GCTACTTTGAGGCTGACTGGTGGCGTCCCAGGAAAGGTGGGTCTGCACCAAACTACCTAT CTCATGCATTCGACTATTACG TTTTGACATTTGATGATGGCCAAGCCGAAGATGAAGAGAACAGCTTGCCGCATATGGACGGTTTCCAGAGCAAACTTCCTCCTGGTATTCTTCCTCATGGTTTACCTCAAGTTAAAGAAGTGCAGCCCGCCGTTACACAAGTGgagcaagaaaaagaaaaagaaaaacctAAAGAAG TACGAGAACTTAGTGAAGAGGAGAAACAAATGATCATATTATCTGAAGATTTCCAACGATTTCTTGACCGTACAAGTCGTATTGTAGAAAGAGCATTAGGAGAATCTGTTGATATTTATACCGATTACACCGGCACCGTGGATGGTGAAGATGGAAT GGACGAAAAGAGCCATCAACGTCTATGGTTGAACCGGTCGTTCTTCTGCGACCGGTGGTCTCGCAACCGTTGTGTGACCTCGATGGATTGGTCATCTCAATTTCCGGAACTTCTTGTAGCTTCCTATAACAATAACGATGACACCCCTAACGATCCCGACGGGGTCTGTTTAGTTTGGAATACAAAGTTTAAGAAAACCACACCGGAATTCATTTTTCACTGTCAGTCTCCGGTGATGTCAACCACGTTCGCTAGATTTCACCCTAATTTAATCTTAGGAGGTACTTATTCTGGTCAGATTGTTCTGTGGGACAACAGAGTTCAAAAGAGATCTCCCATTCAACGTACTCCACTATCAGCCAGTGCGCACACT caCCCTGTTTATTGTTTAAACATTGTTGGAGCTCAAAATGCACACAATTTGATAAGTATTTCAACTGATGGGAAGGTTTGCTCTTGGAGTCTAGAGATGCTGTCACAACCGCTGGAGACGTTAGAGCTTCATACTAAGCAATCGAAGCCTATTGCTGCTACTTGTTTGGCATTTCCTTATGGAGATGTCAATAATTTTGTTGTAGGTAGCGAAGATGCAACCGTATATTCtg CTTGTCGTCACGGCACAAAAGCTGGAGTACTAGAAACTTATGAAGGTCATCAAGGACCAGTTACCGGAATCAGCGCGCACGCTGTACTAGGAGGAATAGATTTCTCACATTTATTCTTAACATCTTCGATTGACTGGACGATTAAATTGTGGAGTCTTAAAGAGAATAATCCTCTGTACTCTTTTGAACACAATGGCGACTACGTGTACGACGTCGCTTGGTCACCGACGCATCCAGCTTTGTTTGCTGCTGTAGACGATTCAGGACGATTGGATTTGTGGAATCTTAATCAAGATACCGAAGTGCCTACagctagtatagtaattgatggaTCCCCAGCTCTTAATAGGGTGTCATGGACTCCTAGTGGGTTGCACGTAACCGTTGGGGATGATACGGGAAAGATCTGGGTGTACGACGTTGCCGAG cATTTAGCACATCCAAGGATCGATGAATGGAATAAATTCTTGTACACACAACAAGAATTAAAACATAATAAAGCAGATGAAGAATTGCATAAATTAAATCTGAGGGAGCCTGCTTCCTTAACTTCTACACATCCTTTAACTAGGTATGGCTAG
- the sw gene encoding cytoplasmic dynein 1 intermediate chain short wing isoform X11, producing the protein MMSDRKAELERKKAKLQAIREEKERRRREKEQKDVEEATVRAAGADKDHRKELDAMLSSLGVAPVSDVLSSLSSMNSLTPEQSANATPDASLQPSSINSAQSAGRKKNRELTIVSVAHTNIPPVEPVVYSKQTQTIQTTHTSHDGLSASSSAYTIYSCSTTTPTHSYSAGYFEADWWRPRKGGSAPNYLSHAFDYYVLTFDDGQAEDEENSLPHMDGFQSKLPPGILPHGLPQVKEVQPAVTQVEQEKEKEKPKEVRELSEEEKQMIILSEDFQRFLDRTSRIVERALGESVDIYTDYTGTVDGEDGMDEKSHQRLWLNRSFFCDRWSRNRCVTSMDWSSQFPELLVASYNNNDDTPNDPDGVCLVWNTKFKKTTPEFIFHCQSPVMSTTFARFHPNLILGGTYSGQIVLWDNRVQKRSPIQRTPLSASAHTHPVYCLNIVGAQNAHNLISISTDGKVCSWSLEMLSQPLETLELHTKQSKPIAATCLAFPYGDVNNFVVGSEDATVYSACRHGTKAGVLETYEGHQGPVTGISAHAVLGGIDFSHLFLTSSIDWTIKLWSLKENNPLYSFEHNGDYVYDVAWSPTHPALFAAVDDSGRLDLWNLNQDTEVPTASIVIDGSPALNRVSWTPSGLHVTVGDDTGKIWVYDVAEHLAHPRIDEWNKFLYTQQELKHNKADEELHKLNLREPASLTSTHPLTRYG; encoded by the exons ATGATGTCTGACAGAAAAGCAGAACTTGAAAGAAAGAAAGCCAAGCTTCAGGCCATCagggaagaaaaagaaagacgcAGGCGAGAAAAGGAACAGAAAGAT GTTGAAGAGGCAACAGTTCGTGCTGCGGGAGCAGATAAAGATCATCGTAAAGAACTGGATGCTATGTTATCATCTTTGGGCGTAGCACCAGTATCGG ATGTATTGTCTAGTTTATCTAGTATGAATTCTTTGACTCCGGAACAAAGTGCTAATGCTACTCCCGATGCTAGTCTACAACCATCTAGTATAAACTCTGCTCAAAG TGCTGGAAGGAAGAAGAATCGAGAACTTACAATTGTTTCTGTGGCACATACCAATATTCCACCTGTAGAACCAGTTGTTTATAGTAAACAAACACAAACCATTCAGACAACACATACATCTCACGACG GACTGTCCGCATCTTCTTCTGCATACACCATCTACTCCTGTTCGACAACAACACCAACTCACTCTTACTCCGCAGGCTACTTTGAGGCTGACTGGTGGCGTCCCAGGAAAGGTGGGTCTGCACCAAACTACCTAT CTCATGCATTCGACTATTACG TTTTGACATTTGATGATGGCCAAGCCGAAGATGAAGAGAACAGCTTGCCGCATATGGACGGTTTCCAGAGCAAACTTCCTCCTGGTATTCTTCCTCATGGTTTACCTCAAGTTAAAGAAGTGCAGCCCGCCGTTACACAAGTGgagcaagaaaaagaaaaagaaaaacctAAAGAAG TACGAGAACTTAGTGAAGAGGAGAAACAAATGATCATATTATCTGAAGATTTCCAACGATTTCTTGACCGTACAAGTCGTATTGTAGAAAGAGCATTAGGAGAATCTGTTGATATTTATACCGATTACACCGGCACCGTGGATGGTGAAGATGGAAT GGACGAAAAGAGCCATCAACGTCTATGGTTGAACCGGTCGTTCTTCTGCGACCGGTGGTCTCGCAACCGTTGTGTGACCTCGATGGATTGGTCATCTCAATTTCCGGAACTTCTTGTAGCTTCCTATAACAATAACGATGACACCCCTAACGATCCCGACGGGGTCTGTTTAGTTTGGAATACAAAGTTTAAGAAAACCACACCGGAATTCATTTTTCACTGTCAGTCTCCGGTGATGTCAACCACGTTCGCTAGATTTCACCCTAATTTAATCTTAGGAGGTACTTATTCTGGTCAGATTGTTCTGTGGGACAACAGAGTTCAAAAGAGATCTCCCATTCAACGTACTCCACTATCAGCCAGTGCGCACACT caCCCTGTTTATTGTTTAAACATTGTTGGAGCTCAAAATGCACACAATTTGATAAGTATTTCAACTGATGGGAAGGTTTGCTCTTGGAGTCTAGAGATGCTGTCACAACCGCTGGAGACGTTAGAGCTTCATACTAAGCAATCGAAGCCTATTGCTGCTACTTGTTTGGCATTTCCTTATGGAGATGTCAATAATTTTGTTGTAGGTAGCGAAGATGCAACCGTATATTCtg CTTGTCGTCACGGCACAAAAGCTGGAGTACTAGAAACTTATGAAGGTCATCAAGGACCAGTTACCGGAATCAGCGCGCACGCTGTACTAGGAGGAATAGATTTCTCACATTTATTCTTAACATCTTCGATTGACTGGACGATTAAATTGTGGAGTCTTAAAGAGAATAATCCTCTGTACTCTTTTGAACACAATGGCGACTACGTGTACGACGTCGCTTGGTCACCGACGCATCCAGCTTTGTTTGCTGCTGTAGACGATTCAGGACGATTGGATTTGTGGAATCTTAATCAAGATACCGAAGTGCCTACagctagtatagtaattgatggaTCCCCAGCTCTTAATAGGGTGTCATGGACTCCTAGTGGGTTGCACGTAACCGTTGGGGATGATACGGGAAAGATCTGGGTGTACGACGTTGCCGAG cATTTAGCACATCCAAGGATCGATGAATGGAATAAATTCTTGTACACACAACAAGAATTAAAACATAATAAAGCAGATGAAGAATTGCATAAATTAAATCTGAGGGAGCCTGCTTCCTTAACTTCTACACATCCTTTAACTAGGTATGGCTAG